The Panicum virgatum strain AP13 chromosome 6K, P.virgatum_v5, whole genome shotgun sequence nucleotide sequence CTTAGTCCATTACATCAACATGATACTTAAGCATGAATTAGAGGCAGTAATCCTATTGAGTTCATAGTAAGGCAAACAACTGGATAGTTTCTGTTGCTGAATAGTCATGTCGCTCGTCTCAACAATGCAAAGTTTGGGAGCCACAAAATGGCAATTGCTTACTGTACATGTTCTAGAATTCTGGCCTCCTAACGAAATCATTCCTTTTTCTGTGTAGTAGGAGCAGTTAGACCCCTTAGCGCTGATTAAAGATGAAGTCTCTGAAGTAACAGATCGATTGCGTTCAATGGTGGTTGCTGAGGTGCATAGTTAAACTGCAATCTTCGCTTGAATTATGTTGTACAACGATACTTTCACCGTTTTTTCTGTATCATGAAATACTGTTAAACTACATCACCCACCTCTTCGCAATAGCTTAAACTTTTAGGTGAACTATTTGACACATTAAACTCAGTAGTCAGTACATGTGTTATCGCAACAGGTGCCTGAACTGACATCAGCAGCTGGATACTTCTTCAGCGCTGGAGCTGAAGGGAAAAGAACTTGTCCTACCGTAAGACCAGACTTCATAATGTGTTTCTTTTTTCCTTATCATTATACCATAGATACCTACTGTTTTTTAGTACGCACGAGTATATGTAACCTACTCATTCAGTTTCCTCATTGTAAGTTCCTGATCATTATATTTCAGGTTCTACTATTGATGGCTTCAGCTATAAGCATGAAAATTTCTGATGGCTTAGAGAATAGATCTCGTGCAAGGCATATGCGTGTTGCTGAGATAACTGAAATGATTCATGTACACATCCTAGACATCTTATTTCATTTGACTCTCTAAAACCTTCAGAAATATTTATTTCGATGACATGTATTCTCTCTTGCATCTTAGATATCAAGCCTTATTCATGATGATGTTTTGGATGATGCTGATACTAGACGTGGCATGGATTCATTGAACTTCACAGTGGGGAAGAAGGTAAtatcatatattttttttctataatggCTAACCTGTATATTTAGAACAGGAAAAAAGGTTAGTACTTATTCTAAACATAAAAATAATTGAAAAGGAAATCCAAAGGATCCCATTTTAAAGTTGTCTTGTTAAATGTGGACAGATAATCATGTGGAAATCAATTACTTGCTGTTCAGTAGTTCCATTGATGTATTTTGTTTTAGACATTTTGTAGTTTTTAGAGACCAAGATATCAACAATTTCTTATTTAATGCGCAAGCAAGCCAAATTTCTGTTTCTTACCTCTGAAAACGAATAATCAAAATGGTTGTATCTGTTTATTCACCACATCTTCATCTCATAAGTATGGACCATATTCTTCTAAAAGAAATAAAATGGAGCAACACCAAGTCATGCTGTAAACTTTGCAAAATGCAAGTCAAACTATACCTTGTATCGTATTCACAATACCTTCAAAACAGTTAGTAATGCTGATGCTTACTTGCAGCTTGCAGTGTTGGCTGGTGATTTTCTACTTTTCAGGGCATTTTCTGCTGCTGTATCTCTTGACAATACTGAGGTGTGACATTTCTCCTTTGTAAAGGCCAACAAATTGTATTATTCTCCTAAATCTTTGAAGTTGGGAATGTTGCTATCTAGGATAAAATAGATTGAGTGGAGGCTGAAAAGTTGGCACACAAATAACAAAATTGCTTTAGTTTTTAGCATGTGAGCTGCCATGACACTCTGCATCTTTATCCATTTCTTTCAACATCAGATTTTGTTGGCTCCTTTCCAGTCTGTATCTTTTACATGCTTATATCATCAAGATACTGAAATTATTTTAATGCTGCAGGTTGTATCATTACTAGCAACTGCTGTAAATAATCTTGTTACTGGTGAGCTTATGCAGATGTCAATAACTCCAGCACAGCGCTGCAGGTATCCAActcattttcttatttttcttgcATCAAGCTATTCTCGAGTGCTGGAGTTTTACTGATGGAAGATAGTACTCGTAAATTTCAATAAGGTTGAGGTGTGATGTTGGGTACCAGTGAGGAGGTATCAGATTAGTGCTATGAATATGCTGCTACCCTCAGTTGATTCTTAAACTCTTCATTTTGGTTGTGATATGTGTGCAAGTAGCTGTTTAGCTTGCAGTGGATATGTACTAGTATTACTATTCATTCATTATCATCAAAGTCAAAGAAAAATGTACACTATTATGATGATGCCCATCACAATTAAATAGATCACTGATGCTAAACTATCTACAAAAACTTGGGATATGGGATCAAGCAGATTAAAGAAAAGATAGGAATGCTAGATGGGTTCATCAAGCCATAACAAACAACCCAACACTTTCTGATATTTTACTTAAGTGACACCTGTTCATTTATGCTTGTACAGCATGGACTATTATTTGCAGAAGACATACTACAAGACAGCTGCACTGATTTCAAACAGCTGCAAAGCTATTGCTGTCATCACTGGGCAAACGGCAGAAATACAAGCTCTTGCTTATCAGTATGGCAGACATTTGGTGTGTTGTATTTTTCCTTACCTAGAAGCTGTTGCTATTTTTTGCTAACCATGAACTGATAAATGACCTGCATTCCCTCTGCGAGGGCATAGCATATCAGTTGATCGATGACATCCTTGATTTCACAGGCACAACAGCTTCACTAGGCAAAGCCTCCTTGTCTGATATCCATCAAGTAATACAGTTATTCACTCAATATTTCCTTAATAGTATTTTACCTTTCCAGAATAAATAACATGTAAGGAATTATATATGCCCTGTATGGACAGGGAATTGTGACAGCTCCCATACTGTTTGCGATGGAAGAGTTCCCCGAACTGTGTGAGATTGTTGAGCAGGGATTCGATGACCCTTCAAATGTTGAGATTGTTAGTATTGAAAGTATACATTTCTTTGTTCCCAGTACTATGCTTTCAAATATTTGGGTTGTGAAATGTTCATAACTTGTCTTGTAGGCCCTCAAATACCTTTCGAAAAGTCAGGGAATCGAGAAGACAAGGTTACTTGCTGCTGAACATGCAAAATTGGCAGCGGACGCTATTGATGGTCTTCCTGAGAGTGAGGACCAAGTCATCCTTAACTCGAGGCAAGCGCTCAAAGATCTTACTCAAAAGTTCATGAGAAGAACAAAGTGAACTGGTTAAACATGCAAAGTGAATTGGTGAAGCAGAAATTGTAAAATTGGTTAAACATGCCAGCAGGCAGTAGAACTATGCATCGTGCATGTCTTTGTTGCTGAACAGTTTGTTACGGTGACTGATGAATTTCAGGAGGTTTGGAACAAGAGCTTTACCTCTCTTTTCCCTCCATTTTTCTCAGCAGTAAAATTGTCCAACCTTGATGAAACCATTCATGTATATCTGCAGATTGCGTGATGATAAGCATAAGAATGCCAGAGTTGCCTTAAGAGCCTGTAGATACCCAACAACATATGTCTGAATAATTGGAGTAAAACATTCAGATACATCTTCTAAGAAACATAACTTGCAGACCGATTTCTGCCAAAATTATTACAGAAACCACACAAAATGTAGGAAAGATCATCCGGTATTCAAAGACCTAGCCTAACCTCGCAAACTAAAAACTAGAACGCCAATTCGATGTTGCTGTACTCGAATGCCGACCGTCAAGCTACATCAGTTTTTCAATACCACACCAGAGTTATTCCCTGCAGGAAAATGACATAGCCCAAACGTGCAAATTGCAAACTTCCAGACCAGGTCAGAGGCTTCAGCAAACTCCTCATCGTTCAGTAGGACTTTTTTTTAATCAACATCGTTCAGTAGgacttttttttttatcaacATCGTTCAGTAGGACTTGAGATGAATTGATCAGAGAATAATACTACTCGTAGATGGAAGTAAAAACTAAAAAGATGGGCTTCTCTTGGGCTGTGGCTTTGCAGACGGGCTTTACAGCTTCTCCTTGGTTCATGAATAtaaccgagagagagagagcgtcaAGTGGTAGTTTCAGACCAATTGCTGTCAACATCCTTTGTGCAAGGTAGCACCTAAGAACGACGGCATCCTAAGGGAATTTGCACAAATGGTTTCCAAGTTTTTTCACATTTCAAGATCATGCTAAGGGAATCAAGGATCATAGGATAATTTGGACTAAAGATTTGTAGGTAATTTTGGTGGTACGACCACCCATCACTCACCGAGTAAAATGCAGAAGCCTTCTAACAGTTGTGCCaggaaagaaaaatattttatgaCTGCTGTGATGAAAGATGTATGTCTGGTAAATGTGACAGATATGCTTACTTGAGAACAACCGGTTGGTAACTGGCTAACTGCACAGACAGCAGCCAAGGAGCTCATGGTGCAGGGCAAAGGCCACTGGCCGGAGGCTCCCGCCCAGGATTCGAACTCTGGGTGCAGCACCTTAAACTTCAGAGGTATCTTTTGGGGGATATCTCTTTTAAAAAAACTGCACAGACAGCAATTATGTGAAGGAGAGTACATCAGAACTCGAAGCCGCTAGATCCCATCCCCAAGAATCTACAGAACAGCTACGGGGACAACGCCCTTCGTTGGCGAAGGTTTGGAGAGAGGCTGCGTGATCTAGCCGACGCTAGGAGCGACGACAGCTCCTCGGTTGACCGCTCCTTTCCTTTTATATTTTATGACGCATTCAAATAATTGCCTTTTTCTGTCCCGTTTAATTGTTCTAGCCATGTAAGACATACAGACAATTTCTTATCTTTTTTAAGAAAATGCTAGCACAACTTTTCTGAATCGGCAAGTAATTCAAACGAATATGGACTAAAATGTTCAATATAGACATTATCTTACTCAATTAACCGCAACACAATTCATGGCAAACGATTTTCAGATCAGGCATGGATTTATGAGCATTGCAATTATATGAGCACTCTATTTCCTCCATCAACGTAAATTGTATTATATCCATATGTTTAGTGTTCtttctcaaagaaaaaaaaaactttcacaGTACCACAGTTTTATTACTTTTAAAACCATATTAAAATACCAAATTGTACATCAAAACTACATCACACATGGAGGCAATGCCGATATCCAAATTAACACTTTTTCATTACCAGATGCATTGATGTACATGCAGTAACCTATAAAATTATAATACAGTACGCCAGTTGGACCAGTACAAACCACAAGGCCAAAAGATCATAGCAGAACACTATTAGGCCATTAAGCTACACAGGCTTGCCAGTAGTACACCAAAAGTCCTGCAgggtttatatata carries:
- the LOC120711675 gene encoding solanesyl-diphosphate synthase 1, mitochondrial-like isoform X2, which codes for MLPGCLLLTGLLRSASTASSAPRMPKNMGSWDKFTSSSCYSHSNNASSKARLTAKEQLDPLALIKDEVSEVTDRLRSMVVAEQQVPELTSAAGYFFSAGAEGKRTCPTVRPDFIMCFFFPYHYTIDTYCFLVRTSICNLLIQFPHCKFLIIIFQVLLLMASAISMKISDGLENRSRARHMRVAEITEMIHISSLIHDDVLDDADTRRGMDSLNFTVGKKLAVLAGDFLLFRAFSAAVSLDNTEVVSLLATAVNNLVTGELMQMSITPAQRCSMDYYLQKTYYKTAALISNSCKAIAVITGQTAEIQALAYQYGRHLGIAYQLIDDILDFTGTTASLGKASLSDIHQGIVTAPILFAMEEFPELCEIVEQGFDDPSNVEIALKYLSKSQGIEKTRLLAAEHAKLAADAIDGLPESEDQVILNSRQALKDLTQKFMRRTK
- the LOC120711675 gene encoding solanesyl-diphosphate synthase 1, mitochondrial-like isoform X5, with product MLPGCLLLTGLLRSASTASSAPRMPKEQLDPLALIKDEVSEVTDRLRSMVVAEVPELTSAAGYFFSAGAEGKRTCPTVRPDFIMCFFFPYHYTIDTYCFLVRTSICNLLIQFPHCKFLIIIFQVLLLMASAISMKISDGLENRSRARHMRVAEITEMIHISSLIHDDVLDDADTRRGMDSLNFTVGKKLAVLAGDFLLFRAFSAAVSLDNTEVVSLLATAVNNLVTGELMQMSITPAQRCSMDYYLQKTYYKTAALISNSCKAIAVITGQTAEIQALAYQYGRHLGIAYQLIDDILDFTGTTASLGKASLSDIHQGIVTAPILFAMEEFPELCEIVEQGFDDPSNVEIALKYLSKSQGIEKTRLLAAEHAKLAADAIDGLPESEDQVILNSRQALKDLTQKFMRRTK
- the LOC120711675 gene encoding solanesyl-diphosphate synthase 1, mitochondrial-like isoform X4 produces the protein MLPGCLLLTGLLRSASTASSAPRMPKEQLDPLALIKDEVSEVTDRLRSMVVAEQQVPELTSAAGYFFSAGAEGKRTCPTVRPDFIMCFFFPYHYTIDTYCFLVRTSICNLLIQFPHCKFLIIIFQVLLLMASAISMKISDGLENRSRARHMRVAEITEMIHISSLIHDDVLDDADTRRGMDSLNFTVGKKLAVLAGDFLLFRAFSAAVSLDNTEVVSLLATAVNNLVTGELMQMSITPAQRCSMDYYLQKTYYKTAALISNSCKAIAVITGQTAEIQALAYQYGRHLGIAYQLIDDILDFTGTTASLGKASLSDIHQGIVTAPILFAMEEFPELCEIVEQGFDDPSNVEIALKYLSKSQGIEKTRLLAAEHAKLAADAIDGLPESEDQVILNSRQALKDLTQKFMRRTK
- the LOC120711675 gene encoding solanesyl-diphosphate synthase 1, mitochondrial-like isoform X6, with the protein product MLHQHLQLTQVCYVYNAVQLPFKLNPHNMGSWDKFTSSSCYSHSNNASSKARLTAKEQLDPLALIKDEVSEVTDRLRSMVVAEQQVPELTSAAGYFFSAGAEGKRTCPTVLLLMASAISMKISDGLENRSRARHMRVAEITEMIHISSLIHDDVLDDADTRRGMDSLNFTVGKKLAVLAGDFLLFRAFSAAVSLDNTEVVSLLATAVNNLVTGELMQMSITPAQRCSMDYYLQKTYYKTAALISNSCKAIAVITGQTAEIQALAYQYGRHLGIAYQLIDDILDFTGTTASLGKASLSDIHQGIVTAPILFAMEEFPELCEIVEQGFDDPSNVEIALKYLSKSQGIEKTRLLAAEHAKLAADAIDGLPESEDQVILNSRQALKDLTQKFMRRTK
- the LOC120711675 gene encoding solanesyl-diphosphate synthase 1, mitochondrial-like isoform X8 is translated as MLHQHLQLTQVCYVYNAVQLPFKLNPHNMGSWDKFTSSSCYSHSNNASSKARLTAKEQLDPLALIKDEVSEVTDRLRSMVVAEVLLLMASAISMKISDGLENRSRARHMRVAEITEMIHISSLIHDDVLDDADTRRGMDSLNFTVGKKLAVLAGDFLLFRAFSAAVSLDNTEVVSLLATAVNNLVTGELMQMSITPAQRCSMDYYLQKTYYKTAALISNSCKAIAVITGQTAEIQALAYQYGRHLGIAYQLIDDILDFTGTTASLGKASLSDIHQGIVTAPILFAMEEFPELCEIVEQGFDDPSNVEIALKYLSKSQGIEKTRLLAAEHAKLAADAIDGLPESEDQVILNSRQALKDLTQKFMRRTK
- the LOC120711675 gene encoding solanesyl-diphosphate synthase 1, mitochondrial-like isoform X7 gives rise to the protein MLHQHLQLTQVCYVYNAVQLPFKLNPHNMGSWDKFTSSSCYSHSNNASSKARLTAKEQLDPLALIKDEVSEVTDRLRSMVVAEVPELTSAAGYFFSAGAEGKRTCPTVLLLMASAISMKISDGLENRSRARHMRVAEITEMIHISSLIHDDVLDDADTRRGMDSLNFTVGKKLAVLAGDFLLFRAFSAAVSLDNTEVVSLLATAVNNLVTGELMQMSITPAQRCSMDYYLQKTYYKTAALISNSCKAIAVITGQTAEIQALAYQYGRHLGIAYQLIDDILDFTGTTASLGKASLSDIHQGIVTAPILFAMEEFPELCEIVEQGFDDPSNVEIALKYLSKSQGIEKTRLLAAEHAKLAADAIDGLPESEDQVILNSRQALKDLTQKFMRRTK
- the LOC120711675 gene encoding solanesyl-diphosphate synthase 1, mitochondrial-like isoform X3, with the protein product MLHQHLQLTQVCYVYNAVQLPFKLNPHNMGSWDKFTSSSCYSHSNNASSKARLTAKEQLDPLALIKDEVSEVTDRLRSMVVAEVPELTSAAGYFFSAGAEGKRTCPTVRPDFIMCFFFPYHYTIDTYCFLVRTSICNLLIQFPHCKFLIIIFQVLLLMASAISMKISDGLENRSRARHMRVAEITEMIHISSLIHDDVLDDADTRRGMDSLNFTVGKKLAVLAGDFLLFRAFSAAVSLDNTEVVSLLATAVNNLVTGELMQMSITPAQRCSMDYYLQKTYYKTAALISNSCKAIAVITGQTAEIQALAYQYGRHLGIAYQLIDDILDFTGTTASLGKASLSDIHQGIVTAPILFAMEEFPELCEIVEQGFDDPSNVEIALKYLSKSQGIEKTRLLAAEHAKLAADAIDGLPESEDQVILNSRQALKDLTQKFMRRTK
- the LOC120711675 gene encoding solanesyl-diphosphate synthase 1, mitochondrial-like isoform X1; the encoded protein is MLHQHLQLTQVCYVYNAVQLPFKLNPHNMGSWDKFTSSSCYSHSNNASSKARLTAKEQLDPLALIKDEVSEVTDRLRSMVVAEQQVPELTSAAGYFFSAGAEGKRTCPTVRPDFIMCFFFPYHYTIDTYCFLVRTSICNLLIQFPHCKFLIIIFQVLLLMASAISMKISDGLENRSRARHMRVAEITEMIHISSLIHDDVLDDADTRRGMDSLNFTVGKKLAVLAGDFLLFRAFSAAVSLDNTEVVSLLATAVNNLVTGELMQMSITPAQRCSMDYYLQKTYYKTAALISNSCKAIAVITGQTAEIQALAYQYGRHLGIAYQLIDDILDFTGTTASLGKASLSDIHQGIVTAPILFAMEEFPELCEIVEQGFDDPSNVEIALKYLSKSQGIEKTRLLAAEHAKLAADAIDGLPESEDQVILNSRQALKDLTQKFMRRTK
- the LOC120711675 gene encoding solanesyl-diphosphate synthase 1, mitochondrial-like isoform X10 — protein: MVVAEVPELTSAAGYFFSAGAEGKRTCPTVRPDFIMCFFFPYHYTIDTYCFLVRTSICNLLIQFPHCKFLIIIFQVLLLMASAISMKISDGLENRSRARHMRVAEITEMIHISSLIHDDVLDDADTRRGMDSLNFTVGKKLAVLAGDFLLFRAFSAAVSLDNTEVVSLLATAVNNLVTGELMQMSITPAQRCSMDYYLQKTYYKTAALISNSCKAIAVITGQTAEIQALAYQYGRHLGIAYQLIDDILDFTGTTASLGKASLSDIHQGIVTAPILFAMEEFPELCEIVEQGFDDPSNVEIALKYLSKSQGIEKTRLLAAEHAKLAADAIDGLPESEDQVILNSRQALKDLTQKFMRRTK
- the LOC120711675 gene encoding solanesyl-diphosphate synthase 1, mitochondrial-like isoform X9, which gives rise to MVVAEQQVPELTSAAGYFFSAGAEGKRTCPTVRPDFIMCFFFPYHYTIDTYCFLVRTSICNLLIQFPHCKFLIIIFQVLLLMASAISMKISDGLENRSRARHMRVAEITEMIHISSLIHDDVLDDADTRRGMDSLNFTVGKKLAVLAGDFLLFRAFSAAVSLDNTEVVSLLATAVNNLVTGELMQMSITPAQRCSMDYYLQKTYYKTAALISNSCKAIAVITGQTAEIQALAYQYGRHLGIAYQLIDDILDFTGTTASLGKASLSDIHQGIVTAPILFAMEEFPELCEIVEQGFDDPSNVEIALKYLSKSQGIEKTRLLAAEHAKLAADAIDGLPESEDQVILNSRQALKDLTQKFMRRTK
- the LOC120711675 gene encoding solanesyl-diphosphate synthase 1, mitochondrial-like isoform X11, encoding MVVAEVPELTSAAGYFFSAGAEGKRTCPTVLLLMASAISMKISDGLENRSRARHMRVAEITEMIHISSLIHDDVLDDADTRRGMDSLNFTVGKKLAVLAGDFLLFRAFSAAVSLDNTEVVSLLATAVNNLVTGELMQMSITPAQRCSMDYYLQKTYYKTAALISNSCKAIAVITGQTAEIQALAYQYGRHLGIAYQLIDDILDFTGTTASLGKASLSDIHQGIVTAPILFAMEEFPELCEIVEQGFDDPSNVEIALKYLSKSQGIEKTRLLAAEHAKLAADAIDGLPESEDQVILNSRQALKDLTQKFMRRTK